The proteins below come from a single Mercenaria mercenaria strain notata chromosome 3, MADL_Memer_1, whole genome shotgun sequence genomic window:
- the LOC123525704 gene encoding uncharacterized protein K02A2.6, translating to MSVKYKPGKDNPSGYMSRHPVNSENEKQKLNIAEKYVNFIAESSVLNAMTLDEVKLATVQGKPFDYAKYGKWHNMKSIEDPEISVEELTSLRSIKDELTVHGETVLLRDSVLPKSLRERAIHIPHEGHQGTTRTKAFLRSKVWFPNMNEMVEDIIKGCIACLATTKERNRTEPLKMSELPSGPWQDLSADFYGPLPSEEYLFVITDEYSRYPMVEVVKSVSSSRVIPILDKTLSEFGMVKTIKTDNGSPFNSDSFRQFAAYSGFTHRRVTPRWPKAKSQSRSIQ from the coding sequence ATGTCAGTAAAATACAAACCAGGAAAAGATAATCCTTCGGGCTACATGTCGCGACACCCGGTAAACTctgaaaacgaaaaacaaaaactgaacattgctgaaaaatATGTTAACTTTATAGCTGAAAGCTCAGTGCTAAATGCTATGACTCTTGATGAAGTGAAGTTAGCTACAGTCCAAGGCAAGCCATTTGACTATGCAAAGTATGGCAAGTGGCACAATATGAAATCAATAGAAGACCCAGAGATAAGTGTGGAAGAACTTACTTCGCTTAGAAGCATCAAAGATGAGCTAACTGTGCACGGTGAAACAGTCCTCTTACGTGACAGTGTTTTACCAAAGTCCCTCCGTGAAAGAGCCATACACATCCCACATGAAGGTCATCAAGGAACAACCAGAACAAAAGCATTTCTAAGATCAAAAGTCTGGTTTCCAAACATGAATGAAATGGTAGAAGACATTATAAAAGGCTGCATAGCGTGTTTGGCTACAACAAAAGAAAGAAACCGGACGGAACCTCTAAAGATGTCTGAATTACCTTCTGGCCCATGGCAGGATCTGAGCGCAGACTTCTACGGACCATTACCAAGCGAGGAATATCTATTTGTCATAACAGATGAATATTCAAGATACCCTATGGTGGAAGTAGTGAAGTCGGTATCATCTAGCCGTGTCATACCTATATTGGACAAAACGCTATCCGAATTTGGTATGGTCAAGACCATCAAAACTGATAATGGAAGTCCGTTCAATTCCGATTCATTCAGACAGTTTGCAGCATACAGTGGATTCACACATCGACGCGTAACTCCGCGGTGGCCAAAAGCTAAATCGCAAAGCAGAAGCATTCAGTAA